From a single Lolium rigidum isolate FL_2022 chromosome 7, APGP_CSIRO_Lrig_0.1, whole genome shotgun sequence genomic region:
- the LOC124670807 gene encoding phylloplanin-like → MASKPTLLALAAAMIVAAACLLGAAEAKLGRLFVTGVVPCSTGSLIDIATSPAFPNAEVELRCAGKVVAGATTNINGSFTMEADLTSALAAFIGRCSLVVDTPLIKCDAQLPPVGKLVSYLQGPLTRLLGGIFHLLPAGFSFHGR, encoded by the exons ATGGCATCCAAGCCCACTCTCCTCGCACTCGCTGCAGCCATGATCGTGGCGGCGGCGTGCCTTCTCGGCGCCGCGGAGGCGAAGCTCGGCAGGCTCTTCGTCACCGGCGTCGTGCCGTGCAGCACCGGCAGCCTCATCGACATCGCCACCTCCCCCGCGTTCCCAA ACGCGGAGGTGGAGCTGCGGTGCGCGGGGAAGGTGGTGGCGGGCGCGACGACGAACATCAACGGGTCCTTCACGATGGAGGCGGACCTGACGAGCGCGCTGGCTGCGTTCATCGGAAGGTGCTCGCTGGTGGTGGACACGCCGCTCATCAAGTGCGACGCCCAGCTGCCGCCGGTGGGGAAGCTCGTGTCCTACCTGCAGGGCCCGCTCACCAGGCTGCTCGGCGGTATCTTCCACCTCTTGCCCGCCGGCTTCTCCTTCCACGGCCGATGA